CATGGTAGAAAGATCGGAGGGAACACGAAAAAGCGTGCTATCAGGACATGTGAATGGGGTCAGACGCATCTATGCAACCCGCTTCCCAAGATGGCCTTTCAAGATTTGAGCCTGCTGTTATTAATATGGAGCGGtttgtggaggaagaagaagaagaagaagaggaagggagaTGTGATGGGGACGCTTTGTTGCCCACCTCATTCGATCGACATATGCTTTTCCTTCCCCTTGGTCTCTTCATCTGCTCGTACATATTGAATACTCGAACGCTTGTTGTTCTCATATGTTGTGGATGCATATGGATGTGCATGGATTCTGAGTGtgtttcttgtttcttttgtGTTGCTGTTTTGTCTCAGTTTACGAGTAGTTCAGCTTAGAGATTTGGAGGGATTTTTTGGGTTCGAGGTGGAGCTCCTTGAAGTCCAAAGGAGGGTCTTGGTTGGGTGGATTGAGCTGCTGGTTTATGGATTCCACTGCCCTATTCCATGTTTTCTTTGCTATAGTTGATGACAAAGATGGTGAATGTTTTGGGATAGGCTTGTGGTTTGCATAACTCAGGAGCTGCATCAACCCAGCCTGACCTTTATTTGGATTGAAGGGAGCTCTACATCTGTTTATTCCAACTTTctgttcttgttttcatttctaTGTCTTGTTTCAGAATcacaaccctctctctctctctctctctctctcagtctgcTTCTTTCTTGATTATTGCCAAGATTTTGATGAGGGTTTGCATCATATAAAGGGGTTTTCTGCCTACTTTATTTGGATCGTGTTATTCTTTGGCAATATACCGGATATCATTACATCTTAAATAACAGCAGCAGTGTAAAATCTTTCATTGTGTGTGTCTATCATAAGGATTTATTATACAGCTTTTGCAGGATTCAATGCATGTTTTGGTGCAGATCGACTACAGAAATGACATCAGAATCACTCTGTAAAGTAATCTCAGGATCTACACATGCTCtcttccaactgcccaacactatGTTATCTGATGACATGATTCTTATCTTATTTTGTTTTCAGAGATTAATTAATCAggttctgaagaaagataatgaAGCATGTCATGAGTTGCTGCGCCAATGGTGTGCGAGTCGTTGGTCATCAACGATGTGGAGCCTCCATAGTTGAGATCATCTTCAGTGTCCTTCGTCTTCTATTAAAGCTTCGACTGTGAATGGGTCCACCATTTGTATTTTAATTGGATAATCACGGCAGCCTCGATCTATTGTTTTAATGTTCCGATAAATACAGACGGAATCTACAAGACAAGCAGATGAAGTTATGCCCTCCACTTGCATATGCTTATCTTGAAGTAGAGGATGTTCCGGAATTGCTTGTTGCTTTCATCTCTTGTCCTTGGACAACAATGATAGAATCTGGAATGGACTCTGTGAAGATAAATGGCTTCTATAATACAATCGGCAGcattaaaaatatgatttattgaGGTTGGTGAGATGGGACCAAAATTTCTCGGCAGTGTTTCATGGTCTACGAAAACTATACTTCATCAACTGAGTTGGGTCTGAGAGAGAGGTGACATAATATTTGGTTGATACTTCTGTTGTCCTCTAAAACTTACCAATACACGtgatttttatgttattttttcatTGTGTATGTGAATTTTGCAATCAGCAAATCTGTTTGCTAACTTTtattaaagtaaaataaagtatttattagaaaaaaagatgaacatgtgattattattatcttCACAAGTGGTaatattcagaaaaaaaaataggTTACATGAACTCTTTAATATCAGAGTTGGATATTACATCAACAGTCTCTTTTGTCATCCGAGTGTTTAGcgatacaaaaaaaatatatattgtaatgaACGAAATAATTCATTAATATGGTATGACCATTGGATATTGTTGATGTTAGTATATGTCTAAGCTTACAATTGCATGCCAAAATTGATTGGCATCACCTGCTTTGCCGAAGGCTTGGAGTCATATGAGGATAACTCTTCAACATATAATTTCTGTTTGCAAGAATAATTATTTGTGTCAATTAATTAAGGTAAGGTTGTTAGGTGAGTGATTCGACAtgccttatatttataaaaaaaaattaaattcatcATCGTATGAAATCAATTTATAACTCACGCAAACTTTAATACACCTCTTATGTAGACTCCAAAAATTCATGTTTTTTTTCTCACATTATAGAAATATTGTaggacatataaaatatttctaataattttttttcctatcaaaacttaaaaatatataaaatatttataaaaaattaagtcttaatttttaagatttttttttccttcaacaaGAGCCCTTGTAttattgatttcaaaaatctaaaaatatttatcaattccaaCAGATAATTTCTTGAGCTATAGATGCAATGATTAAAAGCATGACCAAACTGGTGAAAGAAGAGAACTATTAGTGAGGAATCAAGTCATGACAGCCAAAACAACTCTTGCTGTCTTAGTATGAACTTGACAAAAGCAGCACAGTGATGTCACAACAATCTACTAACTAGAAGTTTGAAATAGGATGCCACCTTCACTTTGCAAGTACCCAAGCCCCAGAacttcggtgatctccgtgatttCTTTGTAGGCCGACGAGTCAGTGGAGTTCTCTTAATTTGCTTCATACGGTTGTTGGTTCCTCCTTTGGTTGTTCTTTGCCTCTATCCTCATCACCATTGCTGTCGACTTTATACCCATTTTGTGAGAGTTTCTCCTCTGAAGGTAGGTTCTGCCTGGCTTTTCTACTACCATCAACTTTCCACAAGTCCCACACACGGGTTTTCGGTGGAGGTGTAGCCTCCGCAATTGGTGCAACTAGGCCCGGTTTTCCATCATCTATGACGGCGTCTACCAATCCATATTCCTTCGCTTCCCAGGGATTCATGAAGTTGTCACGGTCAGTATCAAGTTCAATCTGCAAGCATCAGGATAATTCAGCTCTGCAACAAGAATACAGTAAAAGCTATACAAATCAATGCTTCTTATCCTGGTTGCTCACCTGCTGTTCAGGTTTTCCAGTAATTCTCGATAATATCTTGTTCATCTTTATTTTATGGTACACCATCTCCTTAATCTGCAACCCCATCTCTGTTGCCTAGCATagaggaaagagaaaaagaaacaattgAGAAAACCTTTGTACTTAATGTGAAAAAGGTTTACCTTTAGGTGGTAAACTACTAAAGGAAAACTAAGTTCACCAAAAGTGAAGGATCACTGATCACCATATGAAGCTTACTAATGTCAATAAAGAGTATTGAGTGTATGCTTCTTTTCTTCCCAGGGTGGATAgtggaagagatttgataattgaATTTGGATTGCTTGTGATTCTGGATGCTGATCACCCTATGATGAGGCTTATTAATGTCAATAAAGATCATGAGTGCATATTTCTTCAGTTTCGTCCCAAGGTAGATAGTGGACAATATGTGATCATGAATTTGGATTGCTTGTGATTCTGGACCACAATGAGGCCGATAAAGAACTGAAATCAGGAAATTAAACTTATATTCAACTGAATAGCTTTTCCAAAGTTATAGTGAAACCTGGCGTTCCAATAGAAAACCTGCTAGTATTAATTGGATCAATTTCTCAAGAGGGTAGTTTAGAGAAAGAGGAAAGCATAAGATTCTTGTTTCATCTTAGTGGCACAACATAACTTGCAGTCCAGTGGAATAAACTATATTATGATTCAAGTAGAGAGAATCAATCCCTAAGATGACCGATTATAGCTGAACTTTATAAAAAGATACTGGGAGTCCTCTTCACTCGGGTCATggaaagaaaaatcatgtttcTGCTATAAGGAGTTATGCAATGATAATGGGATGAGACTCAGCAGCATGCCATTTCAATGTAATTTTAGTTTTCAGAAACTAAATACTATCGAGTTCTAGTTGCAAGAGCATTAAATTGATTTACATGTCTAAAAGGATATAAACCCCCTGAACTGCTTTATGATTAAATTACATAGgaatatacaaacatcaaaacatTCCAAGTCAAAACTTAACATAATTTATAGGTCAGTGATGTGTAGCTCTTGTATATCACAGTTCATACATCCTTGAATGCGCATTAGTATACTAAACCTTTTGTACTCTTAAATTTCTTGATGTTCTGCAGAAAAATATTGCCAACAACCAACGCTGCACCTAAGATAATTCTTGCCTATTTTGTAATAAATTATTCATAACCAATTTATAAACTGAGATCCTTTAGATTTAGGATCTTTCAAATTTCCATATAATCCATAATACTGTTTCCACACTGATAATCTCTAATATCACATTTCATAATGAGATCACTGTCTCTGCATAATTCACTCTGGGTTTCATTCACCTGCTGAAGACATACTACTTTTTGTCCCTTCTTTAAGCAAATTTCTGAAGGGGACACAGTTTTACTGTGCAGACAGGTCCCTAAAAGATATACTCATTCAGACTACTTCCTGTACTTGTAACCATATATCTCTGTGCTTGTGCCACAGTGAGTTGCATTTAAAGCATCAACATGTACGTGACGGCACTATCAACATTTAACACAATGAAAGGAGGTATAATGAAGCAAAACACCAAGATACTAGCCTGCTGTAGATGAAAGCACTAGCATTTACGAGAACAACAAAGCTTTAAAGTAGGGCCAGCATGTATTTTTGTGTACTAAAATTGTATATAACATGCAATCTACACATACAAAAGAACAAaccataatgtcccaactatttgggctaCTCTACATAGATCTTTTCCCTCTATTAAGCTATGCACAAAGCAAAATCCTcagttaaattaagaaaattcaaatttctatttataatttacagttttatctaaaattaatatatattcaaCCTATGAAATATGGATAATTAATCTTGAGCAGTGTCAATATAAGAAGATCAGGGCACAAATCAAGCCAAAAATtctcttaaattttctttcaaaaaaaaaaaaaacatttaaaattaaaaaagaaacagTAATTTCTCACTTTGCCTCCAGCTGTTCCCAGCGGTTGATGGATCATGACTCTAGCATTTGGCATGCAAAATCTTTTTCCTTTTGTTCCAGCCGCTAGCAGAAATGCTCCCATAGATGCCGCAAGACCCAAGCAAATGGTGGAAACATCAGCCTTGCACAATTTCATAGCATCATATATTCCCATTCCTGCAAATGATTACCAATTAGTTTTCTATAAAAGAATGAGATCCTAGAGTGTTCTTAGTAAAATCCACACTTCCAATCGGAAAGTAACAAACAGAAAAGTTATTAAAACAGAGAAGATGCATATTTCATCAATTTGTTGCGGTTCTTCCATGTCATGCCTCTAACCAGAATCAGGATAGCAATAAAAAACACAATTTAATGAGCTAATAAGTGGTTCCGCGTAATAGATATTTA
Above is a genomic segment from Musa acuminata AAA Group cultivar baxijiao chromosome BXJ3-4, Cavendish_Baxijiao_AAA, whole genome shotgun sequence containing:
- the LOC135636532 gene encoding ATP-dependent Clp protease proteolytic subunit 3, chloroplastic-like; translated protein: METIVAVSSSASPSDKLISSASSLFPHGFLFPSSSPRRLAVAPPRRQTRPPLRAAAALGRRRTLSEGWDLSGSVPGAFRMPRFEEMDTTNTLLRQRIVFLGSQVDTMTADLIISQLLLLDAEDQKKEIKLFINSPGGSVTAGMGIYDAMKLCKADVSTICLGLAASMGAFLLAAGTKGKRFCMPNARVMIHQPLGTAGGKATEMGLQIKEMVYHKIKMNKILSRITGKPEQQIELDTDRDNFMNPWEAKEYGLVDAVIDDGKPGLVAPIAEATPPPKTRVWDLWKVDGSRKARQNLPSEEKLSQNGYKVDSNGDEDRGKEQPKEEPTTV